Proteins encoded within one genomic window of Brassica rapa cultivar Chiifu-401-42 chromosome A09, CAAS_Brap_v3.01, whole genome shotgun sequence:
- the LOC103840192 gene encoding plastidal glycolate/glycerate translocator 1, chloroplastic yields the protein MATPLVTPLFSPLALSSSRNRHSCPKTLFQSKDGKTCDSSATQKLNQTRLRKTDGQRRRFLQMGSREMSFGRKLSTQAMDGAGTENTSTTISRKVFAATHLLVSLGIILAADQFLKQAFVAASIKFPSALFGMFCIFSLLMILDSVVPAAATGMMNFFEPAFLFIQRWLPLFYVPSLVVLPLSVRDIPAASGVKICYIVAGGWLASLCVAGFTAIAVRKMVKTEMTEAEPMSKPSPFSTLELWSWGGIFVVSFVGALFYPTSLGTSARTCLPFLLSSTVLGYIVGSGLPSSIKKVFHPIICCALSSVLAVLAFGYASGSGLDPVLGNYLTKVASDPGAGDILMGFLGSVILSFAFSMFKQRKLVKRHAAEIFTSVIVSTLFSLYSTALVGRLVGLEPSLTVSILPRCITVALALSIVSLFEGTNSSLTAAVVVVTGLIGANFVQVVLDKLRLRDPIARGIATASSAHGLGTAALSAKEPEALPFCAIAYALTGIFGSLLCSVPAVRQSLLAVVG from the exons ATGGCTACTCCTTTAGTCACCCCTCTCTTCTCTCCGTTAGCTCTTTCTTCATCAAGAAACCGCCATTCATGTCCCAAGACCCTATTCCAATCGAAAGATGGAAAGACTTGCGATTCTAGTGCAACCCAGAAGCTAAACCAAACAAGATTACGTAAAACAGATGGACAGAGAAGGAGGTTTCTGCAAATGGGTTCTCGAGAGATGAGCTTCGGGAGAAAACTCTCAACTCAAGCCATGGATGGTGCAGGAACAGAAAACACGTCAACAACGATCTCTCGTAAGGTGTTTGCGGCAACGCACTTGTTGGTGTCGCTTGGGATCATACTTGCGGCAGACCAGTTCTTGAAACAGGCTTTTGTAGCAGCGTCCATCAAGTTCCCTAGCGCTCTCTTCGGGATGTTCTGTATTTTCTCCCTTCTTATGATATTAGATTCCGTTGTCCCCGCTGCTGCGACCGGTATGATGAACTTCTTCGAGCCTGCGTTTCTGTTCATCCAGAGATGGCTTCCTTTGTTCTACGTCCCTTCTCTTGTGGTTCTCCCTCTCTCCGTCAGAGATATTCCGGCGGCTTCAGGCGTCAAAATCTGCTACATTGTAG CTGGTGGATGGTTGGCGTCTCTTTGTGTAGCAGGTTTCACAGCTATAGCAGTTAGAAAAATGGTGAAAACCGAGATGACTGAAGCTGAGCCTATGTCAAAACCTTCACCATTTTCAACACTTGAGCTCTGGAGTTGGGGTGGGATCTTCGTTGTGTCGTTTGTTGGTGCTCTGTTTTACCCTACTTCGTTAGGGACAAGTGCAAGAACTTGTCTCCCTTTCCTTCTTTCTTCTACTGTTCTAGGTTACATTGTGGGATCAGG gttGCCATCTTCTATCAAGAAAGTTTTCCATCCTATAATCTGCTGCGCGTTATCTTCAGTACTCGCTGTTCTAGCTTTTGGATATGCTTCAGGGTCTGGACTTGATCCTGTTTTAG GAAACTACCTAACCAAAGTAGCATCAGATCCTGGTGCTGGTGACATATTAATGGGTTTTCTTGGCTCTGTCATTCTCTCTTTTGCTTTCTCCATGTTTAAACAaagaaag CTCGTGAAGAGGCACGCAGCTGAGATCTTCACATCTGTGATAGTGTCAACACTATTCTCGCTCTATTCCACTGCTCTTGTTGGACGTTTAGTCGGTCTAGAACCATCTTTAACGGTGTCAATCTTACCACGCTGCATCACGGTTGCATTAGCCCTTAGCATTGTATCACTCTTTGAAG GAACCAATTCGTCTCTTACAGCAGCTGTAGTCGTTGTGACTGGTCTGATTGGAGCTAACTTTGTACAAGTTGTTCTTGACAAATTGCGTTTGCGCGACCCAATTGCTCGGGGGATAGCAACTGCTTCAAG TGCTCATGGACTTGGAACAGCAGCTTTGTCGGCTAAGGAGCCAGAGGCTCTTCCCTTCTGTGCGATTGCTTATGCGCTCACCGGAATCTTCGGATCCTTATTGTGTTCTGTCCCTGCGGTCAGGCAAAGTTTGCTGGCTGTCGTAGGCTGA
- the LOC103840194 gene encoding phosphoribulokinase, chloroplastic — protein MAVSTIYSTQALNSTHFLTSSPSSSSKQVFFYRRQTNRRFNTIITCAAQQTVVIGLAADSGCGKSTFMRRLTSVFGGAAEPPKGGNPDSNTLISDMTTVICLDDYHSLDRTGRKEKGVTALDPRANDFDLMYEQVKALKSGIAVEKPIYNHVTGLLDAPELIQPPKILVIEGLHPMFDERVRELLDFSIYLDISNEVKFAWKIQRDMAERGHSLESIKASIEARKPDFDAFIDPQKQYADAVIEVLPTQLIPDDNEGKVLRVRLIMKEGVKYFSPVYLFDEGSTISWIPCGRKLTCSYPGIKFNYQPDSYFDNEVSVVEMDGQFDRLDELIYVESHLSNLSTKFYGEVTQQMLKHADFPGSNNGTGLFQTIVGLKIRDLYEQLIANKANAPTEAAKA, from the exons ATGGCTGTCTCAACAATCTACTCAACACAAGCTCTTAACTCAACTCATTTCTTAACCTCTTCcccttcttcctcttcaaaGCAAGTCTTCTTCTACCGTCGTCAAACCAACCGTAGATTCAACACCATCATCACTTGCGCCGCACAACAAACCGTCGTGATCGGACTCGCTGCCGACTCTGGATGCGGCAAAAGTACCTTCATGCGGAGGCTAACCAGTGTCTTCGGTGGAGCAGCTGAGCCACCAAAAGGAGGGAACCCTGACTCCAACACACTCATCAGTGACATGACCACTGTGATCTGTCTCGACGATTACCATTCGTTGGACAGGACCGGTCGCAAAGAGAAAGGAGTCACTGCTTTGGACCCACGCGCCAATGACTTTGATCTCATGTATGAGCAAGTCAAAGCTCTCAAGAGTGGCATCGCCGTCGAGAAACCTATTTATAATCACGTCACAGGACTTCTCGACGCACCTGAGCTTATTCAGCCTCCCAAGATTCTCGTCATCGAAGGTCTTCATCCAAT GTTTGATGAGAGAGTAAGAGAGTTGTTGGACTTCAGTATCTACCTAGACATTAGCAATGAGGTCAAATTCGCTTGGAAAATCCAG AGGGACATGGCTGAGAGAGGTCACAGTTTAGAGAGCATCAAAGCAAGTATAGAAGCACGAAAGCCCGACTTCGATGCATTCATCG ACCCACAAAAGCAGTACGCGGATGCGGTGATAGAAGTGCTTCCAACGCAGTTGATTCCAGATGATAATGAAGGCAAAGTGTTGAGAGTGAGATTGATAATGAAAGAAGGTGTTAAGTACTTCAGCCCGGTTTACCTATTCGATGAAGGTTCAACCATCTCGTGGATCCCTTGTGGTCGCAAACTCACCTGCTCCTACCCTGGCATCAAGTTCAACTACCAACCTGATTCCTACTTCGACAATGAG GTTTCTGTTGTGGAGATGGATGGGCAATTCGATAGACTTGACGAGCTGATTTACGTGGAGAGCCATCTGAGCAACCTCTCGACCAAATTCTACGGTGAAGTGACTCAACAAATGCTCAAACATGCTGACTTCCCTGGTAGCAACAACGGAACTGGTCTTTTCCAGACAATTGTTGGATTGAAAATCAGAGATCTCTATGAGCAGCTCATTGCCAACAAAGCCAATGCTCCTACAGAAGCTGCTAAAGCCTAA
- the LOC103840195 gene encoding uncharacterized protein LOC103840195 isoform X1, with protein sequence MPAQMVFMDRDYTKKKVRSLVAESWEFLYAIPVTKTRAFYESSDSSKPIEFLVRHGEAPQELCDTVCNLYAVSTSTGLGGMHLVLFKVGGNHRLPPTTLSPGDMVCIRICDSKGAGATSCTQGFVHSLGDDGCSIGVALESRHGDPTFSKLFGKSVRIDRIHGLADALTYEPTWITQCPLLLLDTRMSYGSLSMACEERLDPAGTGSLYNEGEADIVVNHVIALIYAGVSTMAIAVQSPYVAQVQLLRERLDDFPVADGVEVATIDSFQGREADAVIISMVRSNNLSGIPRG encoded by the exons ATG CCAGCGCAGATGGTTTTCATGGACAGAGATTATACGAAGAAGAAAGTTCGAAGCTTAGTAGCTGAGTCTTGGGAGTTTCTGTACGCCATTCCGGTGACTAAGACAAGAGCATTCT ATGAGAGCTCTGATTCCTCCAAACCGATCGAGTTCTTGGTTCGGCACGGTGAAGCTCCGCAGGAACTTTGTGACACAGTTTGCAATTTGTATGCAGTTAGCACCTCCACAG GTCTCGGAGGTATGCACTTGGTGTTGTTTAAGGTTGGGGGCAACCATCGTCTACCTCCTACAACACTTTCCCCTGGTGACATGGTTTGCATAAGAATTTGTGACAGTAAGGGTGCTGGAGCAACTTCTTGTACGCAGGGGTTTGTTCACAGCCTTGGAGATGATGGGTGCAGCATTGGCGTTGCTCTAGAATCTCGCCATGGAGATCCTACTTTCTCCAAGCTCTTTGGAAAGAGTGTCAGAATTGATCGTATTCATGGGTTGGCCGATGCTCTCACTTATGAG CCTACTTGGATAACACAATGCCCGCTGCTTCTTCTCGACACAAGAATGTCATATGGGAGTTTGTCAATGGCCTGCGAGGAGCGTCTAGATCCAGCTGGTACAGGCTCATTATACAATGAAGGAGAAGCAGATATTGTGGTTAATCACGTCATCGCGTTGATTTATGCAG GGGTTAGTACAATGGCTATAGCCGTTCAATCCCCATATGTTGCTCAGGTGCAGCTTCTCAGAGAAAGGCTAGATGATTTTCCAGTTGCTGATGGAGTTGAGGTCGCAACCATTGACAGCTTTCAAGGACGGGAGGCTGATGCAGTGATCATATCAATG GTACGGTCGAACAACCTAAGTGGGATTCCTAGGGGATAG
- the LOC103840195 gene encoding uncharacterized protein LOC103840195 isoform X2, whose protein sequence is MMVFMDRDYTKKKVRSLVAESWEFLYAIPVTKTRAFYESSDSSKPIEFLVRHGEAPQELCDTVCNLYAVSTSTGLGGMHLVLFKVGGNHRLPPTTLSPGDMVCIRICDSKGAGATSCTQGFVHSLGDDGCSIGVALESRHGDPTFSKLFGKSVRIDRIHGLADALTYEPTWITQCPLLLLDTRMSYGSLSMACEERLDPAGTGSLYNEGEADIVVNHVIALIYAGVSTMAIAVQSPYVAQVQLLRERLDDFPVADGVEVATIDSFQGREADAVIISMVRSNNLSGIPRG, encoded by the exons ATG ATGGTTTTCATGGACAGAGATTATACGAAGAAGAAAGTTCGAAGCTTAGTAGCTGAGTCTTGGGAGTTTCTGTACGCCATTCCGGTGACTAAGACAAGAGCATTCT ATGAGAGCTCTGATTCCTCCAAACCGATCGAGTTCTTGGTTCGGCACGGTGAAGCTCCGCAGGAACTTTGTGACACAGTTTGCAATTTGTATGCAGTTAGCACCTCCACAG GTCTCGGAGGTATGCACTTGGTGTTGTTTAAGGTTGGGGGCAACCATCGTCTACCTCCTACAACACTTTCCCCTGGTGACATGGTTTGCATAAGAATTTGTGACAGTAAGGGTGCTGGAGCAACTTCTTGTACGCAGGGGTTTGTTCACAGCCTTGGAGATGATGGGTGCAGCATTGGCGTTGCTCTAGAATCTCGCCATGGAGATCCTACTTTCTCCAAGCTCTTTGGAAAGAGTGTCAGAATTGATCGTATTCATGGGTTGGCCGATGCTCTCACTTATGAG CCTACTTGGATAACACAATGCCCGCTGCTTCTTCTCGACACAAGAATGTCATATGGGAGTTTGTCAATGGCCTGCGAGGAGCGTCTAGATCCAGCTGGTACAGGCTCATTATACAATGAAGGAGAAGCAGATATTGTGGTTAATCACGTCATCGCGTTGATTTATGCAG GGGTTAGTACAATGGCTATAGCCGTTCAATCCCCATATGTTGCTCAGGTGCAGCTTCTCAGAGAAAGGCTAGATGATTTTCCAGTTGCTGATGGAGTTGAGGTCGCAACCATTGACAGCTTTCAAGGACGGGAGGCTGATGCAGTGATCATATCAATG GTACGGTCGAACAACCTAAGTGGGATTCCTAGGGGATAG
- the LOC103840195 gene encoding uncharacterized protein LOC103840195 isoform X3 translates to MVFMDRDYTKKKVRSLVAESWEFLYAIPVTKTRAFYESSDSSKPIEFLVRHGEAPQELCDTVCNLYAVSTSTGLGGMHLVLFKVGGNHRLPPTTLSPGDMVCIRICDSKGAGATSCTQGFVHSLGDDGCSIGVALESRHGDPTFSKLFGKSVRIDRIHGLADALTYEPTWITQCPLLLLDTRMSYGSLSMACEERLDPAGTGSLYNEGEADIVVNHVIALIYAGVSTMAIAVQSPYVAQVQLLRERLDDFPVADGVEVATIDSFQGREADAVIISMVRSNNLSGIPRG, encoded by the exons ATGGTTTTCATGGACAGAGATTATACGAAGAAGAAAGTTCGAAGCTTAGTAGCTGAGTCTTGGGAGTTTCTGTACGCCATTCCGGTGACTAAGACAAGAGCATTCT ATGAGAGCTCTGATTCCTCCAAACCGATCGAGTTCTTGGTTCGGCACGGTGAAGCTCCGCAGGAACTTTGTGACACAGTTTGCAATTTGTATGCAGTTAGCACCTCCACAG GTCTCGGAGGTATGCACTTGGTGTTGTTTAAGGTTGGGGGCAACCATCGTCTACCTCCTACAACACTTTCCCCTGGTGACATGGTTTGCATAAGAATTTGTGACAGTAAGGGTGCTGGAGCAACTTCTTGTACGCAGGGGTTTGTTCACAGCCTTGGAGATGATGGGTGCAGCATTGGCGTTGCTCTAGAATCTCGCCATGGAGATCCTACTTTCTCCAAGCTCTTTGGAAAGAGTGTCAGAATTGATCGTATTCATGGGTTGGCCGATGCTCTCACTTATGAG CCTACTTGGATAACACAATGCCCGCTGCTTCTTCTCGACACAAGAATGTCATATGGGAGTTTGTCAATGGCCTGCGAGGAGCGTCTAGATCCAGCTGGTACAGGCTCATTATACAATGAAGGAGAAGCAGATATTGTGGTTAATCACGTCATCGCGTTGATTTATGCAG GGGTTAGTACAATGGCTATAGCCGTTCAATCCCCATATGTTGCTCAGGTGCAGCTTCTCAGAGAAAGGCTAGATGATTTTCCAGTTGCTGATGGAGTTGAGGTCGCAACCATTGACAGCTTTCAAGGACGGGAGGCTGATGCAGTGATCATATCAATG GTACGGTCGAACAACCTAAGTGGGATTCCTAGGGGATAG